From Pseudomonas poae, the proteins below share one genomic window:
- a CDS encoding ArpA protein encodes MQHYQNNNFPEERMFNLRHEFARNGFIKLRDIVDDGLRETITAEVNSLIERQLERRDLHLATTDNTPRYMSVVRSEFIAENSPLINTLSKSEVLLDTLSRIAGTQIVASVSKDEEYLITKQERKGDTHGWHWGDYSFALIWIIETPPVAKGGMLQCVPHTSWDKTNPRIHELLCSNPIATYGFKTGDIYFLRTDTTLHRTIPLNEDATRIILNMTWAAEKDLSRNLHGNDRWWEDQHAEAAKSLT; translated from the coding sequence TTGCAGCACTACCAGAATAATAACTTTCCTGAAGAACGTATGTTTAACTTGCGTCATGAGTTTGCCCGCAACGGGTTTATAAAGTTGCGCGATATTGTCGATGATGGCCTGCGTGAAACGATAACGGCCGAAGTCAACAGCCTGATCGAACGCCAACTTGAACGCCGCGACCTGCACCTGGCAACCACCGATAATACGCCGCGCTATATGAGTGTGGTGCGTAGCGAATTCATTGCTGAAAACAGTCCACTGATCAACACACTTTCCAAGTCCGAGGTATTGCTCGATACCTTGTCCCGGATCGCCGGTACGCAGATTGTCGCGTCCGTCTCCAAGGACGAGGAGTACCTGATCACCAAGCAGGAGCGCAAAGGTGATACCCACGGTTGGCACTGGGGCGATTACAGCTTCGCGCTGATCTGGATTATCGAAACGCCGCCTGTCGCTAAAGGCGGGATGTTGCAATGCGTGCCTCATACCTCATGGGACAAAACCAACCCGAGGATCCATGAGTTGCTGTGCAGCAACCCGATTGCGACTTACGGCTTCAAGACCGGGGATATTTATTTCCTGCGCACCGATACCACGCTGCACCGCACCATTCCGCTCAATGAGGACGCCACGCGGATCATCCTTAACATGACCTGGGCGGCTGAAAAAGACCTTAGCCGAAACCTTCACGGCAATGACCGTTGGTGGGAAGACCAGCACGCCGAAGCTGCGAAAAGCCTGACCTAG
- a CDS encoding TetR/AcrR family transcriptional regulator, whose translation MSDNPVNTNSPGRPKDMAKRQAILEAAKFLFLSNGYASTSMDAVALEAGVSKLTVYSHFTDKETLFTAAVVAKCEEQLPVMYFELPEGMPVKTVLLNIARGFHRLINSEESVNLHRLMMTTGNQDVKLSQIFFEAGPMRMLQGMERLLGKISQSGALNIDKPFTAAEHFFCLLKGTANFCLLYGCGGQLSEEAAEAHVQEVVGLFMRAYRREAA comes from the coding sequence ATGTCCGACAATCCTGTAAACACCAATAGCCCCGGGCGTCCCAAGGACATGGCAAAACGCCAGGCAATCCTCGAAGCGGCGAAATTCCTGTTTTTGAGCAATGGCTACGCAAGCACCAGCATGGATGCGGTGGCCCTGGAGGCCGGCGTGTCGAAGCTGACCGTCTACAGCCACTTCACCGACAAAGAGACGTTATTTACCGCCGCCGTGGTGGCCAAGTGCGAGGAGCAATTGCCGGTGATGTACTTCGAGCTGCCCGAAGGCATGCCGGTGAAGACGGTGTTGTTGAATATCGCCCGTGGGTTCCATCGGCTGATCAACAGCGAGGAATCGGTGAACCTGCACCGCCTGATGATGACCACCGGCAATCAGGACGTGAAACTCTCACAGATCTTCTTCGAAGCGGGCCCGATGCGCATGCTGCAAGGCATGGAGCGCCTGCTCGGCAAGATCAGCCAGAGCGGCGCCCTGAACATCGACAAGCCCTTTACGGCGGCTGAGCACTTCTTCTGCCTGCTCAAGGGCACGGCGAATTTTTGCCTGCTGTATGGCTGCGGCGGCCAGTTGAGCGAGGAAGCCGCCGAAGCCCATGTGCAGGAGGTGGTGGGGTTGTTTATGCGGGCGTATCGCAGAGAAGCAGCTTAA
- a CDS encoding efflux RND transporter permease subunit, protein MGFNLSEWALRNRQIVLFLMILLAVVGTLSYTKLGQSEDPPFTFKAMVIKTNWPGATAQEVSRQVTERIEKKLMETGDYERIVSFSRPGESQVTFMARDSMRSAQIPELWYQVRKKISDIRQTLPPDIQGPFFNDEFGTTFGNIYALTGDGFDYAVLKDYADRIQIQLQRVPDVGKVELLGLQDEKIWIELSNLKLATLGLPLAAVQQALQEQNAVSTAGFFETPSERVQLRVSGNFKTVEEIRAFPIRVGDRTFRIGDVADIHRGFNDPPAPRMRYMGEDAIGLAVAMRDGGDILVLGKALEGEFARLQKNLPAGMQLRKVSDQPAAVKTSVGEFVQVLAEALAIVLLVSFFSLGVRTGMVVALAIPLVLAMTFASMYYLGIGLHKISLGALVLALGLLVDDAIIAVEMMAIKMEQGYDRLKAASFAWTSTAFPMLTGTLITAAGFLPIATAQSSTGEYTRSIFQVVTIALLASWVAAVVFVPYLGEKLLPDLAKIHAAKHGTDGPDPYGTPFYQRVRRLVEWCVGRRKTVIVLTLLLFIGSVALFRFVPQQFFPASGRLELMVDLKLAEGASLSSTADQVKRLEALLKEHAGIDNYVAYVGTGSPRFYLPLDQQLPAASFAQFVVLAKTIEERESLRTWLIGTLNEQFPDLRSRVTRLENGPPVGYPVQFRVTGEHIEEVRALARKVATKVRENTHVANVHLDWEEPSKIVYLNIDQDRARALGVSTANLSKFLQSSLTGSSVSQFREDNELIEILLRGTVHERTELSLLPSLAVPTDNGKSVALSQIATLEYGFEEGIIWHRNRLPTVTVRADIYGKEQPATLVQQILPTLEGVRAELPDGYLLEVGGTVEDSARGQNSVKAGVPLFIVVVLTLLMLQLRSFSRTAMVFLTAPLGLIGVTLFLLVFRQPFGFVAMLGTIALSGMIMRNSVILVDQIEQDIKAGLAPWQAIIEATVRRFRPIVLTALAAVLAMIPLSRSVFFGPMAVAIMGGLIVATALTLLFLPALYAAWFRVRKEAQ, encoded by the coding sequence ATGGGTTTCAATCTTTCCGAATGGGCGTTGCGTAATCGCCAGATCGTACTGTTCCTAATGATCCTGCTGGCGGTAGTCGGTACTTTGTCTTACACCAAGCTCGGGCAAAGCGAGGACCCGCCCTTCACTTTCAAGGCGATGGTGATCAAGACCAACTGGCCCGGTGCCACGGCCCAGGAGGTGTCGCGCCAAGTCACCGAGCGCATCGAGAAAAAACTCATGGAGACCGGCGACTACGAGCGCATTGTCTCGTTCTCGCGCCCCGGCGAGTCGCAGGTTACGTTTATGGCCCGCGACTCCATGCGCTCGGCGCAAATTCCCGAGCTGTGGTACCAGGTGCGCAAGAAGATCAGCGACATTCGCCAGACCTTGCCACCGGACATCCAGGGCCCGTTTTTCAATGATGAGTTCGGCACCACCTTCGGCAATATCTACGCGCTGACCGGTGACGGCTTCGACTATGCGGTACTCAAGGACTACGCCGACCGCATCCAGATTCAGCTGCAACGGGTGCCGGATGTGGGCAAGGTCGAGCTGCTGGGCCTGCAGGATGAGAAGATCTGGATCGAGCTGTCCAACCTCAAGCTCGCCACCCTGGGCTTGCCCTTGGCGGCAGTGCAGCAGGCGTTGCAGGAACAGAATGCGGTGTCCACCGCCGGCTTCTTTGAAACCCCGAGCGAACGCGTGCAATTGCGCGTGTCGGGTAACTTCAAGACGGTGGAAGAGATCCGCGCTTTCCCGATTCGCGTGGGCGATCGCACGTTCCGCATCGGCGATGTGGCCGATATCCACCGTGGCTTCAACGACCCACCGGCGCCGCGTATGCGGTACATGGGTGAAGACGCTATCGGCCTGGCTGTGGCCATGCGCGACGGCGGCGATATCCTGGTGTTGGGCAAGGCCCTTGAAGGCGAATTCGCACGCTTGCAGAAGAACCTTCCGGCCGGCATGCAACTGCGCAAGGTGTCGGACCAACCGGCGGCGGTGAAAACCAGCGTCGGTGAATTCGTCCAGGTCCTGGCAGAGGCGCTGGCTATTGTCTTGCTGGTGAGCTTCTTCTCGCTCGGCGTACGCACCGGCATGGTAGTAGCCCTGGCGATTCCGCTGGTGCTGGCGATGACCTTTGCCAGCATGTATTACCTCGGCATCGGCCTGCACAAGATCTCCCTCGGCGCACTGGTATTGGCTCTGGGCTTGCTGGTGGACGACGCGATCATCGCCGTGGAAATGATGGCGATCAAAATGGAGCAGGGTTACGACCGGCTTAAAGCCGCGAGTTTCGCCTGGACCAGCACCGCCTTCCCGATGCTCACCGGCACCTTGATCACGGCTGCGGGCTTCCTGCCGATTGCCACCGCACAATCGAGCACCGGCGAATACACCCGTTCGATCTTCCAGGTGGTGACCATCGCGCTGCTGGCCTCGTGGGTTGCCGCCGTGGTGTTTGTGCCGTACCTGGGGGAAAAACTCCTGCCGGACCTGGCGAAGATTCACGCTGCCAAGCACGGCACCGATGGGCCGGACCCCTACGGCACGCCGTTCTATCAGCGCGTAAGGCGTTTGGTGGAGTGGTGCGTGGGGCGGCGCAAAACGGTGATCGTGCTGACCCTGCTGCTGTTTATCGGTTCGGTCGCGTTGTTTCGCTTTGTGCCGCAGCAGTTCTTCCCGGCCTCCGGGCGGCTGGAACTGATGGTGGATCTGAAACTGGCCGAAGGCGCCTCCCTGAGCAGCACTGCAGACCAGGTCAAACGCCTGGAAGCCTTGCTCAAGGAGCACGCGGGTATCGACAATTACGTGGCTTACGTCGGCACCGGTTCGCCGCGCTTCTACCTGCCTCTGGACCAGCAACTGCCCGCCGCGAGCTTCGCGCAATTTGTGGTGCTGGCCAAGACCATCGAAGAGCGTGAAAGCCTGCGCACCTGGCTGATCGGAACCCTCAACGAACAATTCCCCGACCTGCGTTCACGGGTCACGCGCCTGGAAAACGGCCCGCCCGTGGGCTACCCGGTGCAGTTCCGTGTGACCGGCGAACACATCGAAGAAGTCCGCGCCCTGGCTCGGAAAGTGGCGACCAAGGTTCGCGAAAATACCCACGTGGCCAACGTGCACCTGGACTGGGAAGAGCCGAGCAAAATCGTCTACCTCAATATCGACCAGGACCGCGCCCGCGCCCTTGGCGTGAGCACTGCCAACCTGTCGAAGTTCCTGCAGAGTTCTCTCACCGGTTCCAGCGTCAGCCAGTTCCGGGAGGACAACGAGTTGATCGAAATCCTCCTGCGCGGCACCGTGCATGAACGCACCGAGTTGTCGCTGCTGCCGAGCCTGGCCGTGCCGACCGACAACGGCAAAAGCGTGGCACTGTCGCAAATCGCCACCCTTGAATACGGCTTCGAAGAAGGCATTATCTGGCACCGCAACCGCCTGCCGACGGTCACCGTGCGCGCCGATATCTACGGCAAGGAACAACCGGCGACCCTGGTTCAGCAGATATTGCCGACGCTGGAAGGCGTGCGTGCCGAACTGCCGGACGGCTATCTGTTGGAGGTCGGCGGCACCGTCGAAGACTCCGCCCGCGGGCAGAACTCGGTGAAGGCCGGCGTGCCGCTGTTTATCGTGGTGGTGCTGACCTTGCTGATGCTGCAACTGCGCAGCTTCTCACGCACGGCGATGGTATTTCTCACCGCCCCATTGGGCCTGATCGGTGTGACGCTGTTCCTGCTGGTGTTTCGCCAGCCCTTCGGGTTCGTGGCCATGCTGGGGACCATCGCGTTGTCGGGCATGATCATGCGTAACTCGGTGATCCTGGTGGACCAGATCGAGCAGGACATCAAAGCCGGGCTCGCGCCGTGGCAGGCGATCATCGAAGCCACCGTGCGACGCTTCCGCCCGATTGTGCTGACAGCCCTCGCGGCAGTGTTGGCAATGATCCCGCTGTCACGCAGCGTGTTCTTCGGACCGATGGCAGTGGCGATCATGGGCGGCTTGATTGTGGCGACGGCGTTGACCCTATTGTTCCTGCCGGCCCTGTATGCGGCTTGGTTCCGCGTCAGGAAGGAGGCGCAATAG
- a CDS encoding class I SAM-dependent methyltransferase — MSEQPAVSRIQVEALTEGFKDRAEQWAEQLGLPLTLAEADFSLQVGEHGLQLQQLGPDAPGPVRVDFVEGGAAHRRLYGGGSGQMIAKAVGIAQGVRPRVLDATAGLGKDAFVLASLGCDMSLIERQPLIGALLEDGLARAAQDFDVAPIVARMKLLKGNSIDVMLNWQGEPPQVIYLDPMFPHREKTALVKKEMRLFRPLVGDDLDAPALLAAALALASHRVVVKRPRKAPCIEGPKPSHALDGKSSRYDIYPKKALKT; from the coding sequence ATGAGCGAACAACCAGCGGTCAGCCGCATTCAGGTCGAGGCCTTGACCGAAGGTTTCAAGGATCGCGCCGAGCAGTGGGCTGAACAGCTTGGCTTGCCGTTAACACTGGCCGAGGCGGATTTTTCCCTGCAGGTCGGCGAGCACGGCCTGCAACTGCAACAGCTTGGGCCTGACGCGCCGGGGCCGGTGCGGGTCGACTTTGTGGAGGGCGGTGCCGCGCATCGGCGTTTATACGGCGGTGGCAGCGGGCAGATGATCGCCAAGGCCGTGGGCATCGCCCAAGGCGTGCGCCCACGGGTACTGGACGCCACGGCCGGGCTGGGCAAGGACGCGTTTGTGCTCGCGAGCCTGGGCTGCGACATGAGCCTGATCGAGCGCCAGCCGCTGATCGGCGCCTTGCTCGAAGACGGCCTGGCGCGTGCTGCGCAGGATTTCGACGTGGCGCCGATTGTGGCGCGCATGAAGCTGCTCAAGGGCAATTCCATCGACGTGATGCTCAACTGGCAAGGCGAGCCGCCCCAAGTGATCTACCTCGACCCGATGTTCCCCCACCGTGAGAAAACCGCCCTGGTGAAGAAAGAAATGCGCCTGTTCCGGCCCTTGGTCGGCGATGACCTGGACGCACCGGCGTTGCTGGCGGCGGCCCTGGCGTTGGCCAGCCACCGCGTGGTGGTCAAGCGGCCGCGCAAGGCGCCCTGCATCGAAGGGCCCAAGCCAAGCCATGCGCTGGATGGTAAATCCAGCCGCTATGACATCTATCCTAAAAAAGCGCTCAAGACTTAA
- a CDS encoding energy transducer TonB, with protein sequence MSDILPLTIGVLPTHNHYGLRNTQALAGVSHVWQDFFARALAEQLGETPQALAAKTPAPADPTVEPSEGADLLSQILTQRECDVKDTEIAPPEPLFLPIAEFETELLPPAAAPFPEEEIVAQQRQQNFESGWVRPIVLTAGQPVPEPGPAPQPRPLHLPIAEFELDLLPPAATPYPEAELVAQQKALDYDYYWARPLIANNLRLAA encoded by the coding sequence ATGTCAGACATTCTTCCCCTAACCATCGGTGTACTGCCGACCCATAACCACTACGGCCTGCGCAATACTCAAGCGCTGGCCGGGGTGAGCCATGTGTGGCAGGACTTCTTCGCCCGGGCGCTGGCCGAGCAGCTCGGCGAAACGCCGCAGGCGCTCGCCGCCAAGACGCCTGCACCGGCGGACCCAACGGTTGAGCCGAGCGAAGGTGCGGACCTGCTGTCGCAGATCCTCACCCAACGCGAGTGCGACGTCAAAGACACCGAAATCGCCCCGCCTGAGCCGCTGTTCCTGCCGATCGCCGAGTTTGAAACCGAGTTGCTGCCACCGGCCGCCGCCCCTTTCCCGGAAGAAGAAATCGTCGCCCAGCAACGCCAGCAGAATTTTGAAAGTGGCTGGGTTCGCCCAATCGTGCTGACCGCCGGCCAGCCGGTGCCAGAGCCAGGCCCGGCGCCGCAGCCACGCCCGCTGCACTTGCCGATTGCCGAATTCGAACTGGACCTGCTGCCACCCGCCGCCACGCCGTATCCCGAAGCAGAGCTGGTGGCGCAACAGAAAGCCCTGGACTACGACTACTACTGGGCGCGCCCACTGATCGCCAACAACCTGCGCCTGGCCGCATAA
- a CDS encoding LysE family translocator, which produces MPDALLSVYQATLTFTVAAIALLASPGPATLALAASGAAYGMQRSVQFFIGITLGLTIAMALVATGLYVVLHSFPMLAAALTVISIVYIFWLAYRIGTAPPIKDELSVITPGWGAGFVLGVANIKAYAAFAALLGSFTLGTAPAWEQSAKALICLLVCVVFDFLWLFAGSRMRKLFIHPAWSRRLNVSFAILMVATVAWSFTLA; this is translated from the coding sequence ATGCCCGACGCCCTGCTATCCGTGTACCAGGCGACGCTCACGTTTACCGTCGCCGCGATCGCCTTGCTCGCCAGCCCAGGCCCCGCAACCCTGGCGCTGGCGGCGAGCGGTGCGGCTTATGGCATGCAGCGCTCGGTTCAGTTTTTTATCGGGATCACACTGGGCCTGACGATTGCCATGGCCTTGGTTGCTACAGGGCTGTATGTGGTCCTGCACAGCTTTCCGATGCTGGCGGCGGCACTGACGGTCATCTCCATTGTTTATATTTTTTGGCTGGCCTATCGCATCGGCACCGCGCCGCCGATCAAGGACGAACTGTCTGTGATCACGCCGGGCTGGGGCGCCGGGTTTGTATTGGGCGTCGCGAACATCAAGGCCTATGCGGCGTTTGCGGCGTTGCTGGGCAGTTTCACCTTGGGCACGGCGCCCGCCTGGGAGCAGAGTGCTAAAGCGTTGATCTGCCTCCTGGTGTGTGTGGTCTTCGATTTTTTGTGGTTGTTCGCGGGCAGCAGGATGCGCAAATTGTTTATCCACCCCGCTTGGAGTCGGCGACTTAACGTAAGCTTCGCGATTTTGATGGTGGCGA
- a CDS encoding extensin family protein encodes MRMFKVLAALLLLAGAGALGVWRGWVPVPTQWNPWAPLDVRDSPNLLTRFKLGRLQDDPTLCDQVLKTSGLRVSHQADTPADAACPLSNVLRVQGAAVGLSSSFLASCRLAVAFALFERHSLQPAAQAVFGQAVTRVDHLGSFACRNIYNRAEGRLSQHASANALDIAGFRLADGRSISVLKDWPGEGESARFLRQVREGACNDFNVVLSPDYNAAHRNHFHLDMGRWSVCR; translated from the coding sequence GTGCGCATGTTCAAAGTGCTGGCTGCGCTGCTGTTACTCGCAGGTGCAGGCGCGCTGGGGGTATGGCGTGGCTGGGTGCCGGTGCCGACGCAATGGAACCCGTGGGCGCCGCTGGACGTGCGCGACAGCCCGAACCTGCTGACCCGCTTCAAACTGGGACGTTTGCAGGACGACCCAACGCTGTGTGATCAGGTGCTGAAAACGTCCGGCCTGCGTGTCAGCCATCAGGCGGATACACCGGCCGATGCCGCGTGCCCATTGAGCAACGTGTTGCGCGTGCAGGGCGCCGCAGTGGGGCTAAGCAGCAGCTTTCTCGCCAGTTGCCGGCTGGCGGTGGCGTTTGCCCTGTTCGAGCGCCACAGCTTGCAGCCCGCAGCCCAGGCGGTGTTTGGCCAGGCGGTGACGCGGGTCGATCACCTGGGCAGCTTTGCCTGTCGCAACATCTATAACCGTGCCGAAGGGCGACTCAGCCAGCACGCTTCGGCGAATGCCCTGGATATCGCCGGTTTTCGCCTGGCGGACGGGCGCAGCATCAGTGTGCTCAAGGATTGGCCGGGGGAGGGAGAGAGTGCGCGGTTCCTGCGTCAGGTGCGCGAGGGTGCTTGTAATGATTTCAACGTGGTGTTGAGCCCGGACTACAACGCCGCGCATCGTAACCACTTTCATCTCGACATGGGGCGATGGTCGGTGTGTCGCTGA
- a CDS encoding isocitrate lyase/phosphoenolpyruvate mutase family protein, whose translation MDAQTVRAETFKALHERDRAFVMPNPWDAGSAIMLASLGFEALATTSAGYAFSLGRPDAEGALSLEDTLVNAAMIAKATALPVAADLENGFSDTPEGCAQTILRAATSGIVGGSIEDATGIAVDPIYPFDLSVERVEAAVAAARSLPFHFMLTARAENLLHGRLDLPDTIRRLQAYAEAGADVLYAPGLRTAEEVLAVVKAVAPKPVNVLMSGGLKLSVAQLSEMGVKRISVGSGMALAAYGEFYRAAQEVYESGTFTFTERSMPYRQATEFFKD comes from the coding sequence ATGGATGCCCAAACCGTTCGCGCCGAAACGTTCAAGGCGCTGCATGAGCGTGACCGCGCGTTCGTGATGCCCAACCCGTGGGATGCTGGCTCGGCGATCATGCTCGCCAGCCTTGGCTTTGAAGCCCTGGCCACGACCAGCGCGGGTTATGCGTTCAGCCTGGGGCGCCCGGATGCCGAAGGTGCGCTGTCCCTGGAAGATACCCTGGTCAATGCCGCTATGATCGCGAAGGCGACCGCCTTGCCGGTGGCGGCTGATCTGGAAAACGGCTTCAGCGACACCCCCGAAGGCTGCGCCCAGACCATCCTGCGCGCCGCCACCAGCGGGATTGTCGGTGGTTCCATCGAAGATGCCACTGGCATCGCCGTCGACCCGATCTACCCCTTTGACCTGTCTGTGGAGCGCGTGGAAGCCGCCGTGGCTGCTGCTCGCAGCCTGCCGTTCCACTTCATGCTTACGGCCCGTGCGGAAAACCTCCTGCATGGTCGCCTGGATTTGCCCGACACCATCCGCCGCCTGCAAGCCTACGCCGAAGCCGGCGCCGACGTGCTCTATGCGCCCGGCCTGCGCACCGCCGAGGAAGTGCTGGCGGTGGTCAAGGCCGTGGCACCCAAGCCGGTGAATGTGTTGATGTCCGGCGGCCTGAAACTCAGCGTGGCGCAATTGAGCGAAATGGGGGTAAAGCGCATCAGCGTGGGCTCGGGCATGGCGCTGGCGGCGTATGGCGAGTTCTACCGGGCGGCGCAGGAGGTGTATGAATCGGGCACTTTTACCTTCACCGAGCGTTCAATGCCGTACCGCCAGGCCACTGAATTTTTCAAGGACTAA
- a CDS encoding Lrp/AsnC family transcriptional regulator: MTAGKTIGRDFRKSHSFFRELWYVRFSRYFVNVRKVHLMKRLTKTDHTLDPIDRALLVALHQNARASIRALGRQVGLSAPGCSERLKRLEVAGVISGFSVELDAQALGFSLQALVRVKPLTGKFQAVEQLLSEMAECVVCYKITGEDSFVCHLYTDSVSHLDHTLQRITPLADTNTSIIKTVDKKLPAF; encoded by the coding sequence ATGACTGCAGGCAAAACAATAGGTAGGGATTTTCGAAAAAGCCATTCTTTTTTCAGGGAACTGTGGTATGTAAGATTTTCACGCTATTTCGTCAATGTTCGTAAGGTCCATCTAATGAAAAGGCTTACAAAAACCGATCACACACTTGACCCGATTGACCGCGCGTTGCTGGTTGCGCTGCACCAGAACGCCCGAGCGTCGATCCGAGCACTCGGCCGGCAGGTGGGATTGTCGGCCCCCGGCTGCAGCGAGCGCCTCAAACGCCTGGAAGTGGCAGGCGTTATCAGTGGGTTCAGTGTTGAATTAGATGCACAGGCATTGGGGTTTTCGCTACAGGCGCTGGTGCGGGTAAAACCGCTGACCGGAAAGTTTCAAGCGGTGGAACAGTTACTGTCAGAAATGGCCGAATGTGTGGTGTGCTATAAAATTACCGGAGAGGACAGTTTCGTCTGCCATCTCTATACCGACTCGGTCAGCCATCTGGACCATACACTGCAACGCATTACTCCGTTGGCCGACACCAATACATCGATCATTAAAACAGTTGATAAGAAACTACCCGCCTTCTAA
- a CDS encoding serine hydroxymethyltransferase — MIMHDIECLQRASALLEQAQSHAAMADLVRAAVVRNEQWRGQQCINLVAAESPTSPAVRALLASEVGTRASGGHIGRDNRFFSGMKNIDELESLCVELLKTTLRARHADHRLMGGMAAVLAAYTALARPEDNVMTVPVIRGGDTSNRTNGPPGVRGLKVWDIPFVHKTADIDLTHFSEIAQTLKPAVIGLGMTLTLFPLPVADIKGIVSPWGGKVYFDAAHQMGLISAGLFQDPLAEGADLMTGSSGKTFSGPQGGLIAWNDATLTAPLHEAIFPTLTGSHQINRVAALAVAATELLEYGPTYMKQVVTNAQALAMHLDHRGVTAFYREQGYTRTHQIVIDSKPFASGREAVQLLEAANIISNEMPLPWDTDPYRETGIRLGTVEVTRLGMKEPEMAWIAEQIAKVLLHKEDPMGIANGVIDFMKNYRTVYYCHEHGLPV, encoded by the coding sequence ATGATCATGCATGACATTGAATGTCTCCAGCGCGCCAGTGCCTTACTGGAACAGGCGCAATCGCACGCGGCCATGGCCGATCTGGTCAGGGCGGCGGTCGTTCGAAATGAACAGTGGCGCGGGCAGCAGTGCATCAATCTCGTGGCGGCCGAGTCCCCGACCAGCCCGGCGGTGCGCGCATTGCTCGCCAGTGAAGTCGGCACGCGTGCATCGGGTGGGCATATCGGACGTGATAACCGTTTTTTTTCCGGTATGAAGAACATCGACGAGCTGGAATCGCTCTGCGTGGAGCTGTTGAAGACCACGTTGCGCGCCCGGCACGCCGACCATCGGTTGATGGGCGGTATGGCAGCTGTACTCGCGGCGTACACCGCGTTGGCCCGCCCCGAGGACAACGTAATGACCGTGCCGGTGATCAGGGGCGGGGATACCAGCAACCGCACCAATGGGCCGCCCGGTGTGCGTGGGCTCAAGGTCTGGGACATTCCCTTTGTGCACAAAACCGCAGACATCGACCTTACGCATTTCAGCGAAATCGCCCAGACCCTCAAGCCGGCCGTGATCGGGTTAGGCATGACCTTGACCTTGTTCCCGCTGCCGGTGGCCGATATCAAAGGCATCGTCTCGCCCTGGGGTGGAAAGGTCTATTTCGATGCGGCCCACCAAATGGGCTTGATCAGCGCCGGATTGTTTCAGGACCCGCTGGCAGAGGGGGCTGACCTCATGACCGGTTCTTCCGGAAAAACCTTCAGTGGCCCCCAGGGCGGACTGATCGCCTGGAACGATGCAACATTGACCGCGCCGCTGCATGAGGCCATTTTCCCCACGCTGACCGGCAGCCATCAGATCAACCGCGTGGCGGCGCTCGCGGTGGCGGCGACCGAGTTGCTCGAATACGGGCCGACCTATATGAAGCAGGTCGTGACCAACGCACAGGCACTGGCCATGCATCTGGACCACAGGGGCGTGACGGCCTTCTACCGGGAGCAGGGCTACACCCGAACCCATCAGATCGTGATTGATTCAAAGCCTTTCGCCAGTGGCCGCGAAGCGGTGCAGTTGCTGGAGGCGGCCAACATCATCAGCAATGAAATGCCGCTGCCCTGGGATACCGACCCCTACCGGGAAACCGGTATTCGGCTCGGCACCGTCGAGGTCACGCGCCTGGGTATGAAAGAGCCGGAAATGGCCTGGATCGCCGAGCAGATCGCCAAGGTACTGCTGCACAAAGAGGACCCGATGGGCATCGCCAATGGCGTGATTGATTTTATGAAGAACTATCGAACCGTCTATTACTGCCACGAACATGGGCTGCCCGTTTAA